A genomic region of Dehalococcoidia bacterium contains the following coding sequences:
- a CDS encoding amidase family protein, which translates to CPTVPFKIGEKMDDPIQMYLSDVCTLPINIAGIPGISIPAGFVDGLPVGLQILTKPFAEEMLLRVAYAYEQSTEWHKKRPQSG; encoded by the coding sequence CCTGTCCCACCGTGCCATTCAAGATCGGCGAGAAAATGGACGACCCCATCCAGATGTATCTGAGTGATGTTTGCACCCTCCCGATAAACATTGCTGGCATTCCGGGAATCTCCATACCGGCCGGATTTGTGGATGGCCTTCCCGTGGGACTGCAAATCCTGACCAAACCGTTTGCCGAGGAGATGCTCCTGCGGGTGGCTTACGCCTACGAGCAGTCAACAGAGTGGCACAAGAAGAGACCACAGTCTGGATGA